A portion of the Corynebacterium jeikeium genome contains these proteins:
- a CDS encoding DEAD/DEAH box helicase → MTLLGDFVSQQDFDLDDFQLRACQSIEAGRGVVVCAPTGAGKTIVGEFAIYAALERGGKCFYTTPIKALSNQKYHDLVEDYGEDRVGLLTGDTSINGDADIVVMTTEVLRNMIYANSPTLKKLTHVVMDEIHYLADRERGAVWEEVILNLDQSVAVIGLSATVSNSEEFGRWLSTVRGHTDVIVTDLRPVPLHQHMLVGNRLYPLFEAKSDKVNQDLLEACRRAEFGYGDAGARERYQYKKHKGGGRSYSWGDKGQRKFRPPKRGDVIRMLGSMNMLPAIVFIFSRAGCEGALAQVGATRAELTDRDEQERIAKIIDDGVAHIPKEDLQVLGFLRWRRILIRGFAAHHAGMLPAFRHIVEELFNEGLVKVVFATETLALGINMPARTVVLEKLVKFNGEAHVDLTPGQYTQMTGRAGRRGIDTVGNAVVQWAPAMDPKAVAGLASTRTYPLISTFAPSYNMSVNLLQTLGYDGSKRVMERSFAQFQADGDIVGVAAELSKAKQEAAALRAELLGRGADAHAEGSEAEASSSSEEGSSRDDERLTQMLEYLDLRAKLTQEEKNAKRRNIEDHHTETVTALRRLRRGEVIPLPKGKKVQLAVVYREDHSKSNPRPGVISVGGFVGRVEPHIFPAAPQTVGAIKLPRDADRHPRRALGIVRAEIGRKGLKGPKRLKRRTGGNSPAVRKLRQELREHPLHGDPAVETMARHADTLRQAEAHVAKLQKRVDSASDTLARTFDRMLQLLTQMDYVEWPESAEPTITEEGLRLAQIHNGSDLLVATCLRRGIWDDLDPAELAGAVSSLVFENRKASQGSDEVPTEPLAKALGNTYRIWEELSEDERRYRLPVTDLPDMAFATAIHQWTAGAPLGYCLQAAAESGAELTPGDFVRWCRQVIDLLQQIKKTGYSTDIRDKSAEAIQAIRRGVVALNN, encoded by the coding sequence ATGACTCTTCTCGGCGATTTCGTCAGCCAACAGGATTTCGATCTTGACGACTTTCAGCTCCGCGCCTGCCAATCAATTGAGGCAGGGCGGGGCGTTGTCGTCTGTGCACCCACCGGCGCGGGCAAGACTATTGTTGGCGAATTCGCTATTTATGCAGCTCTTGAGCGTGGCGGCAAGTGCTTTTACACCACACCTATCAAGGCGTTGAGCAACCAGAAGTACCACGACCTAGTCGAGGACTACGGCGAAGACCGCGTGGGCCTGCTCACTGGCGACACTTCGATTAACGGCGACGCGGACATCGTGGTGATGACCACCGAGGTGCTGCGCAATATGATTTACGCGAACTCGCCGACGCTGAAGAAGCTCACGCATGTGGTGATGGATGAGATTCACTACCTCGCTGACCGCGAGCGCGGCGCTGTGTGGGAAGAGGTTATTTTGAACCTCGACCAATCCGTGGCCGTCATCGGTTTGTCGGCGACGGTGTCCAACTCCGAGGAGTTCGGTCGCTGGCTTTCCACGGTGCGCGGGCACACGGACGTTATTGTCACGGATCTGCGCCCGGTTCCGCTGCATCAGCACATGCTGGTGGGAAACCGGCTCTATCCACTCTTCGAGGCGAAGTCGGACAAGGTCAATCAGGACCTGTTGGAGGCGTGCCGTCGTGCCGAGTTCGGCTACGGCGACGCTGGGGCCAGGGAGCGCTACCAGTACAAAAAGCACAAGGGCGGTGGGCGCTCGTATAGCTGGGGCGATAAGGGGCAGCGCAAGTTCCGTCCGCCGAAGCGCGGCGATGTTATCCGCATGCTCGGCTCCATGAACATGCTGCCCGCGATCGTTTTCATCTTCTCCCGCGCGGGCTGCGAAGGCGCGCTGGCGCAGGTCGGTGCTACGCGCGCAGAGCTCACTGACCGGGATGAGCAGGAGCGCATCGCCAAGATCATCGATGACGGTGTTGCACACATTCCGAAGGAAGACCTGCAGGTTCTCGGTTTCCTGCGCTGGCGCCGCATTCTCATCCGTGGTTTTGCGGCGCACCACGCGGGCATGCTGCCTGCGTTCCGGCACATTGTGGAAGAGCTCTTTAACGAAGGCCTGGTCAAGGTTGTCTTCGCCACCGAGACGCTTGCGCTGGGCATCAACATGCCTGCCCGCACGGTCGTGCTGGAGAAGCTGGTCAAGTTCAACGGCGAAGCACACGTGGATCTCACGCCGGGTCAGTACACGCAGATGACCGGTCGCGCTGGCCGCCGCGGTATCGACACTGTCGGCAACGCAGTGGTGCAGTGGGCCCCGGCAATGGATCCGAAGGCTGTCGCAGGGCTGGCATCTACGCGCACATATCCGCTGATTTCCACCTTCGCGCCGAGCTACAACATGAGCGTCAACCTCCTGCAGACGCTCGGTTACGACGGCTCGAAGCGCGTCATGGAGCGCTCATTCGCCCAGTTCCAGGCGGATGGCGACATCGTCGGAGTTGCCGCCGAACTATCCAAGGCCAAGCAGGAAGCCGCGGCCCTGCGTGCGGAATTGCTCGGCAGGGGAGCCGACGCACACGCTGAAGGGTCGGAGGCTGAAGCGTCGTCGTCAAGCGAGGAAGGCAGTTCGCGTGACGACGAGCGCCTGACCCAGATGCTTGAATACCTGGATCTGCGCGCGAAGCTGACCCAGGAGGAGAAGAACGCCAAGCGCCGCAATATTGAAGACCACCACACAGAAACGGTGACCGCGCTGCGCAGACTCCGTCGAGGCGAGGTTATTCCGCTGCCGAAGGGTAAGAAGGTGCAGCTGGCGGTGGTGTACCGAGAGGACCATTCGAAGTCAAATCCACGTCCCGGTGTCATCAGTGTCGGCGGGTTCGTGGGGCGTGTGGAGCCGCATATCTTCCCAGCGGCGCCGCAGACGGTCGGCGCGATTAAGCTGCCTCGGGATGCGGACCGGCATCCGCGACGTGCGCTCGGAATTGTGCGCGCAGAGATTGGCCGCAAGGGGCTAAAGGGACCAAAGCGGCTGAAGCGTCGCACTGGTGGCAACTCGCCGGCGGTGAGGAAGCTGCGACAGGAGCTGCGCGAGCATCCGCTACATGGCGATCCTGCGGTGGAGACGATGGCTCGTCACGCCGATACGCTACGGCAGGCCGAGGCGCATGTGGCCAAGCTGCAAAAGCGCGTCGATTCCGCCTCGGATACATTGGCGCGCACATTCGACCGCATGCTGCAGTTGCTAACACAAATGGACTACGTGGAATGGCCGGAGAGCGCGGAGCCGACAATTACCGAGGAAGGCCTGCGGCTGGCGCAGATTCACAACGGCTCGGATTTGCTGGTGGCCACGTGTCTGCGCCGCGGTATTTGGGATGATCTGGACCCCGCGGAACTGGCCGGTGCGGTGTCGAGTTTGGTCTTTGAAAACCGCAAGGCCAGTCAAGGCAGTGACGAGGTGCCTACCGAGCCGCTGGCCAAGGCGCTGGGGAACACCTACCGCATCTGGGAGGAACTGTCGGAGGACGAGCGCCGTTACCGGCTGCCGGTAACGGACTTGCCGGATATGGCTTTTGCCACCGCAATTCATCAGTGGACTGCGGGTGCACCGCTGGGGTACTGCCTGCAAGCCGCCGCCGAGAGTGGCGCGGAGCTGACCCCGGGCGACTTTGTCCGCTGGTGCCGTCAGGTCATTGACCTGCTGCAGCAGATCAAGAAGACCGGCTACTCCACGGACATTCGCGACAAGTCCGCCGAGGCTATTCAGGCAATTCGCAGGGGCGTAGTGGCGCTGAACAATTAG